The following coding sequences are from one Eucalyptus grandis isolate ANBG69807.140 chromosome 11, ASM1654582v1, whole genome shotgun sequence window:
- the LOC104430709 gene encoding probable terpene synthase 12, with translation MPGPSAVEAGSGFEHRLLLHLHTMMALQIFSLPNVCSKRIPAQVPRSASAKAAVSQGGRRSPQYQPTLWTYDYLQSLPIGVHRRVVEQQNGRVQMLEQEVRSAMNDENAELSTILALVDDIQRLGLIFLFEEDVKRALHRYHSLDGGYKNRDQKTLHGTALFFRILRQNGFEVSPDVFWIFMDEQGTFMESLGRDVEGLLSLYEASHLAFEEEDILHEAKAFAIEHLKRLNNIDVSKDLEYFQVNWGLALPLHLRMPLLEARRSIEAYSTRRDADRRLLELAVYNFNMVQSILQRDLQEMSRWWNDVSLANKLSFARDRLMECFFWTVGMAYEPQFSNLRRGLTKVTALVTTIDDVYDVYGSLDELELFTDAVHRWDVDAVSNLPGCMKLCFLALYNAVHEMAYDVLKQNGENIIPCLTKAWSDMLKAFLQEAKWKHNKVTLTFEEYMNNGWISVSGLVILIHAFFLSTPHIRKEELELIETYGHDLLKSPSIIFRLCNDLGTSSAELERGETANSILCYMQDTGVCENVAREHIKELIDTAWKKMNRYQVNNSLFGKSFVRLAFNLARIAHYTYQDGDAHGAPNDRSKYRIHSLLIDPISLE, from the exons ATGCCAGGACCATCTGCAGTCGAAGCAGGCAGCGGTTTCGAGCACCGACTTCTTCTTCACTTACACACGATGATGGCGCTTCAGATTTTCTCTCTTCCGAATGTTTGCTCCAAGAGGATTCCTGCTCAGGTCCCTCGTTCGGCGAGTGCCAAAGCTGCCGTATCTCAAGGGGGACGGAGATCACCCCAGTATCAGCCGACTCTCTGGACTTACGATTACCTCCAATCCCTGCCAATTGGTGTCCATCGTCGTGTG GTCGAGCAGCAAAATGGAAGAGTGCAAATGctggaacaagaagtgaggAGCGCCATGAACGACGAAAATGCCGAACTCTCCACCATACTCGCTCTGGTCGATGACATTCAACGACTGGGACTAATCTTTCTCTTCGAGGAAGACGTAAAGAGAGCTCTTCACAGATACCACTCTCTGGATGGAGGTTACAAGAACAGAGACCAGAAGACCCTTCATGGAACAGCTCTCTTCTTTAGGATTCTGAGACAAAATGGCTTCGAAGTTTCTCCAG ATGTTTTCTGGATTTTCATGGACGAGCAAGGAACATTTATGGAGAGCCTCGGCCGTGACGTTGAAGGGCTGTTGAGTTTATACGAAGCTTCGCATTTGGccttcgaagaagaagatatcTTGCACGAGGCTAAGGCATTTGCCATCGAGCATCTTAAACGCCTCAACAATATCGATGTCAGCAAAGATCTCGAATATTTCCAAGTGAACTGGGGGTTGGCACTGCCCCTGCACCTGAGAATGCCATTGCTGGAAGCTCGACGGTCCATTGAAGCTTATAGCACCCGGAGAGACGCAGATCGTCGGCTGCTGGAACTGGCCGTGTACAATTTCAACATGGTGCAGTCTATTCTCCAAAGAGATCTTCAGGAGATGTCGAG ATGGTGGAACGATGTTAGCCTGGCAAACAAGTTGAGCTTTGCAAGAGATCGACTGATGGAGTGCTTCTTCTGGACGGTCGGAATGGCCTACGAGCCTCAGTTCAGCAATCTCCGTAGAGGGCTAACGAAAGTGACCGCACTCGTGACCACCATCGATGATGTGTACGATGTTTATGGTAGTTTGGATGAATTGGAGCTATTCACAGATGCTGTACACAG ATGGGATGTCGATGCCGTGTCGAATCTTCCAGGCTGTATGAAGCTTTGCTTCCTAGCTCTCTACAATGCCGTGCACGAGATGGCTTACGACGTCCTCAAGCAGAATGGAGAAAATATCATCCCGTGTCTAACAAAGGCG TGGAGTGACATGCTCAAAGCCTTCCTGCAAGAGGCGAAGTGGAAGCACAACAAGGTCACCCTGACGTTCGAAGAATACATGAACAATGGCTGGATCTCAGTCTCCGGACTCGTCATATTGATTCATGCTTTCTTTCTATCGACCCCGCACATTAGAAAGGAGGAACTAGAATTGATCGAGACTTACGGCCATGATCTCTTGAAGTCGCCGTCCATTATTTTCCGCCTCTGCAACGATCTCGGTACCTCGTCG GCCGAGCTAGAGAGAGGAGAAACGGCAAATTCGATCCTATGCTACATGCAAGACACCGGGGTGTGCGAGAATGTTGCTCGCGAGCACATTAAGGAACTGATCGACACAgcatggaagaagatgaacagataTCAAGTCAACAACTCTTTGTTTGGAAAATCATTCGTACGTTTGGCTTTCAACCTAGCCCGAATAGCTCACTATACATACCAAGATGGAGATGCACATGGCGCTCCAAATGATAGATCGAAGTACCGTATCCACTCATTATTGATTGATCCCATTTCTCTGGAGTAG